From the Desulfovulcanus ferrireducens genome, one window contains:
- a CDS encoding SHOCT domain-containing protein encodes MVSNLFLLNDFFSNVAYPEQNGRGYMDGWGHMVGYPFGGAVMMIFILVAVALIVYFLVKKNSQKEANAMDILKKRYARGEISKEEFQKMKEDLEE; translated from the coding sequence ATGGTGTCAAACTTGTTTTTATTGAATGATTTCTTTTCAAACGTGGCATATCCTGAACAAAATGGTCGTGGTTACATGGATGGATGGGGGCATATGGTAGGATATCCCTTTGGGGGAGCGGTTATGATGATCTTTATCCTTGTAGCAGTTGCATTAATCGTTTATTTTCTTGTAAAGAAGAATAGCCAGAAAGAAGCAAATGCAATGGATATTTTAAAGAAGAGATATGCCAGAGGTGAGATCTCAAAAGAGGAGTTTCAAAAAATGAAAGAGGATTTGGAGGAGTAG